One stretch of Streptomyces sp. R21 DNA includes these proteins:
- a CDS encoding PLP-dependent cysteine synthase family protein: MTTTTLPKAHSSIVEATELPRIIKVSDNLYAAAFSLMKLLPARFILDRAEAAGIITPGTPVIETSSGTFALGLAMVCRLRGYPLTIVGDSAIDQELRTRLEMLGTTVEIVEHRGQPGGIQGARLARVEELRRQRPDAFVPGQYDNPDNPGAYGVVADLIGETVGSVDCLVGPVGSGGSTGGLAASLRPSNPALHLVGVDTHGSIIFGTPDGPRTLRGLGSSIHPGNVKHSAYDEVHWVTAPEAFHATHELYRAHGLFMGPTSGASFQVASWWAERNPQSTVVMVLPDEGYRYQSTVYNNAWLREQGIVPTPAPTGGPVTVDHPLDAPSRWSRLLWARRGFDDVMMPEIAS, from the coding sequence ATGACGACGACGACCTTGCCGAAGGCTCACTCCTCGATCGTGGAGGCCACCGAGCTGCCACGCATCATCAAGGTGAGCGACAACCTCTACGCGGCGGCCTTCAGCCTGATGAAGCTGCTGCCCGCCCGCTTCATCCTCGACCGCGCCGAGGCCGCCGGGATCATCACCCCGGGCACCCCGGTCATCGAGACCTCGTCGGGAACGTTCGCGCTGGGCCTGGCGATGGTGTGCCGGCTGCGCGGCTACCCGCTGACGATCGTCGGCGACTCGGCGATCGACCAGGAGCTGCGCACCCGCCTGGAGATGCTGGGCACGACGGTGGAGATCGTCGAGCACCGCGGCCAGCCCGGCGGCATCCAGGGAGCCCGGCTGGCCCGGGTCGAGGAACTGCGCCGGCAGCGCCCGGACGCCTTCGTGCCGGGCCAGTACGACAACCCCGACAACCCGGGTGCGTACGGCGTGGTCGCCGACCTGATCGGCGAGACGGTCGGCTCGGTCGACTGCCTGGTGGGCCCGGTCGGTTCGGGCGGCTCGACGGGCGGACTCGCCGCGTCGCTGCGGCCGTCGAACCCGGCACTGCACCTGGTCGGCGTGGACACGCACGGCAGCATCATCTTCGGTACGCCGGACGGCCCGCGCACCCTGCGCGGCCTGGGCAGCAGCATCCACCCGGGCAACGTCAAGCACTCGGCGTACGACGAGGTGCACTGGGTGACGGCCCCGGAGGCGTTCCACGCGACGCACGAGCTGTACCGGGCGCACGGCCTGTTCATGGGCCCGACGAGCGGGGCGTCGTTCCAGGTGGCGTCGTGGTGGGCGGAGCGAAACCCGCAGAGCACGGTGGTGATGGTGCTGCCGGACGAGGGCTACCGCTACCAGTCGACGGTCTACAACAACGCGTGGCTGCGCGAGCAGGGCATAGTCCCGACCCCGGCGCCGACCGGCGGCCCGGTCACGGTGGACCACCCGCTGGACGCACCGTCGCGCTGGTCCCGGCTGCTGTGGGCGCGGCGCGGCTTCGACGACGTGATGATGCCGGAGATAGCGTCATGA
- a CDS encoding kinase: MVDHSDWRVGAASAPVHHGEILQGAFTTPAGLTRGLVTLPCTLHTTRATFTPTPDGEVTVSPSWKGKARRAAELAVRAVTKPGAKPAGGHLELSGDVPLCRGFGSSTSDVLSAIWAVKDAFADPLPPQEVARLAVHAETASDSLMFEESTVLFAQREGTVIEDFGYRMPPLRVLGFGSRPANEGRGVDTLAFTPARYDQADAAHFARLRDMLREAIQMKDVALLSSVATASTEINQRHLPVPDLDRIRDIERASGALGVQVAHSGDIAGLLFDRDDPDVEGRTAQARDLLHRIGIHEQWIYTTGD, from the coding sequence ATGGTGGATCATTCCGACTGGCGTGTCGGGGCAGCTTCGGCCCCCGTCCATCACGGCGAGATTCTGCAGGGTGCCTTCACCACCCCAGCCGGACTCACGCGAGGCCTCGTCACACTGCCCTGCACCCTGCACACGACCCGAGCGACGTTCACCCCCACCCCCGACGGAGAAGTCACCGTCTCCCCGTCGTGGAAGGGCAAGGCAAGACGCGCCGCCGAACTGGCCGTACGGGCCGTGACCAAACCCGGCGCGAAGCCGGCCGGCGGCCACCTGGAGCTCAGCGGAGACGTTCCGCTGTGCCGCGGCTTCGGTTCCTCCACCAGCGACGTGCTGTCGGCGATCTGGGCGGTGAAGGACGCGTTCGCCGACCCCCTGCCCCCGCAGGAGGTCGCCCGGCTCGCCGTACACGCGGAGACGGCCTCGGACTCCCTGATGTTCGAGGAGTCCACCGTGCTGTTCGCGCAGCGCGAGGGCACCGTGATCGAGGACTTCGGTTACCGGATGCCACCCCTGAGAGTCCTCGGCTTCGGCTCGCGCCCGGCGAACGAGGGCCGCGGCGTGGACACCCTGGCGTTCACGCCGGCCCGCTACGACCAGGCGGACGCCGCGCACTTCGCCCGGCTCAGGGACATGCTCCGCGAGGCCATCCAGATGAAGGACGTCGCCCTGCTGAGCAGCGTGGCGACGGCCAGCACGGAGATCAACCAGCGGCATCTGCCGGTCCCGGACCTGGACCGAATACGGGACATCGAGCGGGCCTCGGGTGCCCTGGGCGTGCAGGTGGCGCACAGCGGGGACATCGCGGGACTCCTCTTCGACCGGGACGACCCCGATGTCGAGGGACGTACCGCGCAGGCGCGGGACCTTCTGCACCGGATCGGTATCCACGAGCAGTGGATCTACACAACGGGTGACTGA
- the argH gene encoding argininosuccinate lyase, with product MTTASVETAAPAKATPPAHDGVDTGRLKAALDPEAHRIVYDQYLPREAADPLVGELRRISEVDRAHLVMLAEHGIVDPARAAALLRAIEELRGSDFAPVRGRPMPRGVYLAYEGWLIEQLGDETGGILHTGRSRNDLNATTARLKVRGPYLALLEAVDGLAGVLLEKAAQYADVTMPAYTHGQPAVPITYGHYLAGVAGPVLRAYGQLLDAGREIDVNPLGAGAIGGTSVPVNPRRTAELLGFTATAPNSVDAVASRDFALHLLSAAAVLGVASARVAKDLSTWTSEESGLLRVADTLVGSSSMMPQKRNPFLLEHIQGRSTASLGAFVSAAAAMTTAGYTNAIAVGTEAVRHLWPALGDTTDTVTLLRLVVAGTEPRPERMAARARDGFTAATYLAERLVMEGMPFRAAHHLVGETVLSALDSGRSLEETSRFDHDLAPDRVAAACAHGGGPGSDGLPPLRSELDAYRRRLTDHQSRWSDAATLLTDAVRKAVREPVRP from the coding sequence ATGACCACCGCATCGGTGGAGACCGCCGCGCCCGCAAAGGCAACGCCCCCCGCACACGACGGCGTGGACACCGGCCGTCTCAAGGCCGCCCTCGACCCCGAGGCGCACCGCATCGTCTACGACCAGTACCTGCCCCGGGAGGCGGCGGACCCCCTGGTCGGCGAGCTGCGCCGGATCAGCGAGGTCGACCGCGCCCACCTGGTCATGCTGGCCGAGCACGGCATCGTCGATCCGGCGCGGGCGGCGGCGCTGCTCCGCGCGATCGAGGAACTGCGCGGGTCCGACTTCGCCCCGGTGCGCGGCCGTCCGATGCCGCGCGGGGTGTATCTGGCCTACGAGGGCTGGCTGATCGAGCAGTTGGGCGACGAGACGGGCGGCATCCTGCACACCGGCCGCTCCCGCAACGACCTCAACGCCACCACGGCCCGGCTGAAGGTGCGCGGCCCGTACCTGGCGCTGCTGGAGGCGGTGGACGGCCTCGCGGGGGTGCTGTTGGAGAAGGCGGCACAGTACGCGGACGTCACGATGCCGGCGTACACCCACGGCCAGCCCGCGGTGCCGATCACGTACGGCCACTACCTGGCGGGCGTCGCCGGTCCGGTACTGCGCGCGTACGGCCAACTCCTCGACGCGGGACGGGAGATCGACGTCAACCCGCTGGGCGCGGGCGCGATCGGCGGTACGTCGGTGCCGGTGAACCCCCGACGCACGGCGGAACTCCTCGGGTTCACGGCCACGGCCCCCAACTCCGTGGACGCGGTGGCCTCCAGGGACTTCGCCCTGCATCTCCTCTCGGCCGCCGCGGTGCTCGGTGTCGCCTCGGCCAGGGTGGCGAAGGATCTGAGCACCTGGACGTCGGAGGAGTCGGGGCTGCTGCGGGTGGCGGACACGCTGGTCGGCTCCAGCTCGATGATGCCGCAGAAGCGCAACCCGTTCCTGCTGGAGCACATCCAGGGCCGGTCCACCGCGAGCCTGGGCGCCTTCGTGAGCGCGGCCGCGGCGATGACGACGGCCGGCTACACCAACGCGATCGCCGTGGGCACGGAGGCCGTACGTCATCTGTGGCCGGCTCTGGGCGACACGACCGACACGGTGACGCTGCTGCGCCTGGTCGTGGCCGGCACGGAGCCGCGTCCGGAGCGGATGGCGGCGCGAGCCCGCGATGGCTTCACCGCGGCGACGTATCTCGCGGAGCGGCTGGTCATGGAGGGCATGCCGTTCCGGGCCGCGCACCACCTGGTGGGCGAGACCGTGCTGTCCGCGCTCGACTCGGGCCGCTCCCTGGAGGAGACGTCCCGCTTCGACCACGACCTGGCACCGGACCGCGTCGCCGCGGCCTGCGCGCACGGGGGCGGCCCGGGCTCGGACGGACTGCCTCCGCTCCGGTCCGAACTCGACGCATATCGACGACGGTTGACGGATCATCAGTCGCGCTGGTCGGACGCGGCGACGCTGCTCACCGACGCCGTACGGAAAGCCGTACGAGAGCCGGTGCGACCGTGA
- the ilvN gene encoding acetolactate synthase small subunit, translating into MSQHTLSVLAENTPGILARIAALFSRRGFNIDSLAVGTTEHPDLSRVTIVVRVDDQLSLEQVTKQLNKLINVVKVVELEPDSAVQRELVLVKVRADNTTRSQIVGIAELFRAKTVDVSPEAVTLEATGAGDKLDAMLRMLATFGIKELVQSGTIAIGRGSRSLAERGVREARPARFTATEATPQTQSA; encoded by the coding sequence ATGTCCCAGCACACACTCTCCGTCCTGGCGGAGAACACCCCCGGCATCCTGGCCCGGATCGCCGCCCTGTTCTCCCGCCGCGGCTTCAACATCGACTCGCTCGCCGTGGGCACCACCGAGCACCCGGACCTCTCCCGCGTCACCATCGTCGTCCGCGTCGACGACCAGCTCTCCCTGGAGCAGGTCACCAAGCAGCTCAACAAGCTGATCAACGTCGTGAAGGTCGTCGAACTGGAGCCCGACTCCGCCGTACAGCGCGAACTCGTCCTGGTAAAAGTCCGCGCCGACAACACGACCCGGTCCCAGATCGTCGGCATCGCCGAGCTGTTCCGCGCCAAGACGGTGGACGTCTCCCCGGAGGCGGTCACCCTGGAGGCCACCGGCGCCGGAGACAAACTCGACGCGATGCTGCGGATGCTGGCCACGTTCGGCATCAAGGAACTCGTCCAGTCCGGCACGATCGCCATCGGCCGAGGCTCCCGCTCCCTGGCGGAACGCGGAGTCCGAGAGGCCCGCCCGGCCCGCTTCACGGCAACGGAAGCAACCCCGCAGACACAGTCCGCCTGA
- a CDS encoding acetolactate synthase large subunit gives MSNAVQQAPAARLPRVRTHTAERRSASPGEPMTGAQSLVRSLEEAGADTVFGIPGGCILPAYDPLMDSERVRHVLVRHEQGAGHAATGYAQATGKVGVCIATSGPGATNLVTPIADAHMDSVPLVAITGQVPSKSIGTDAFQEADIVGITMPITKHNFLVTRAEDIPRTIAEAFHIASTGRPGPVLVDITKDALQSPTTFSWPPSANLPGYRPVTRPHPRQVREAARLLNSARRPVLYVGGGVLKAGATAELRDLAELTGAPVVTTLMALGAFPGSHPQHVGMPGMHGDVSAVAALQKADLIVALGARFDDRVTGKLDSFAPYAKIVHADIDPAEIGKNRAADVPIVGDAREVIGALSAAVRTAHEDGHRGDYAAWWRDLDRWRTTYPRGYDLPADGALSPQQVIERIGQLAPEGTLFSSGVGQHQMWAAQFLPHEEPGTWFNSGGAGTMGYAVPAAMGAQAGRPDRTVWAIDGDGCFQMTNQELTTCALNNIPIKVAVINNGALGMVRQWQNLFYGARFSNTVLHNGETNAATGSTRGVGSTANRGTRVPDFVLLAEAMGCVGLRCESPDELDAVIDKANSITDRPVVVDFIVHEDAMVWPMVPAGTSNDDIMAARDVRPDFGDAADD, from the coding sequence ATGTCAAACGCTGTGCAGCAGGCTCCCGCGGCCCGCCTCCCGCGGGTGCGGACCCACACCGCCGAACGACGTTCCGCCTCGCCCGGCGAGCCGATGACGGGCGCGCAGTCCCTCGTCCGCTCGCTCGAAGAGGCGGGCGCGGACACGGTGTTCGGCATTCCCGGCGGTTGCATCCTGCCGGCGTACGACCCCCTGATGGACTCAGAGCGGGTGCGGCACGTGCTCGTCCGGCACGAGCAGGGAGCGGGTCACGCGGCCACCGGCTACGCGCAGGCCACCGGCAAGGTCGGTGTCTGCATCGCGACCTCGGGCCCCGGCGCCACCAACCTGGTGACGCCGATCGCGGACGCGCACATGGACTCGGTGCCGCTCGTGGCGATCACCGGCCAGGTTCCCTCCAAGTCGATCGGCACGGACGCCTTCCAGGAGGCGGACATCGTCGGCATCACGATGCCGATCACCAAGCACAACTTCCTTGTCACCAGGGCCGAGGACATCCCGCGGACGATCGCGGAGGCCTTTCACATCGCCTCCACCGGCCGCCCCGGCCCGGTCCTGGTCGACATCACGAAGGACGCGCTGCAGTCGCCGACCACGTTCTCCTGGCCGCCGTCCGCGAACCTGCCCGGCTACCGCCCGGTGACCCGCCCGCACCCCCGGCAGGTCCGCGAGGCGGCCCGGCTGCTCAACTCCGCGCGGCGGCCCGTCCTTTACGTCGGCGGCGGCGTCCTGAAGGCCGGCGCCACCGCCGAACTGCGCGACCTCGCCGAGCTGACCGGCGCCCCCGTGGTCACCACCCTGATGGCACTCGGCGCCTTCCCCGGAAGCCATCCCCAGCACGTGGGCATGCCCGGCATGCACGGCGACGTGTCCGCGGTGGCCGCCCTGCAGAAGGCCGATCTGATCGTGGCGCTGGGTGCCCGCTTCGACGACCGCGTCACCGGCAAGCTGGACAGCTTCGCCCCGTACGCCAAGATCGTGCACGCGGACATCGACCCGGCCGAGATCGGCAAGAACCGCGCCGCCGACGTGCCGATCGTCGGTGATGCCCGCGAAGTGATCGGCGCGCTGTCCGCCGCCGTACGCACGGCGCACGAGGACGGCCACCGAGGCGACTACGCCGCCTGGTGGCGGGACCTCGACCGCTGGCGCACGACCTACCCGCGCGGCTACGACCTCCCTGCCGACGGCGCCCTCTCCCCGCAGCAGGTCATCGAACGCATCGGCCAACTCGCCCCCGAGGGAACCCTGTTCTCCTCCGGGGTGGGCCAGCACCAGATGTGGGCGGCGCAGTTCCTGCCGCACGAGGAGCCCGGCACGTGGTTCAACTCCGGCGGCGCCGGAACGATGGGCTACGCGGTGCCGGCCGCGATGGGCGCCCAGGCCGGCCGCCCCGACCGGACCGTATGGGCGATCGACGGCGACGGCTGCTTCCAGATGACCAATCAGGAGCTCACCACCTGCGCCCTGAACAACATCCCGATCAAGGTCGCCGTCATCAACAACGGCGCCCTCGGGATGGTCCGCCAGTGGCAGAACCTCTTCTACGGCGCGCGGTTCTCCAACACCGTGCTGCACAACGGCGAGACCAACGCCGCGACCGGCTCCACCCGGGGCGTGGGCTCCACCGCCAACCGGGGCACCCGCGTCCCGGACTTCGTCCTCCTCGCCGAGGCGATGGGCTGCGTGGGCCTGCGGTGCGAGTCCCCGGACGAGCTGGACGCGGTCATCGACAAGGCCAACTCGATCACCGACCGCCCGGTCGTCGTGGACTTCATCGTCCACGAGGACGCGATGGTCTGGCCGATGGTGCCGGCCGGCACCTCCAACGACGACATCATGGCCGCCCGGGACGTCCGCCCCGACTTCGGCGACGCCGCGGACGACTGA
- a CDS encoding 4'-phosphopantetheinyl transferase superfamily protein, with the protein MEGTLPWVARELPTPGSLDLWLLRVSDVPAGILDEAVLDATERQRAAALMHAADRTRFTAAHVALRRLLGSYLRVRPEEIAFGRDICPCCGGPHGRPTVLGAARDLFFSLSHRGDLALVGTAMVPIGVDVDLVSDATATTELSSMLHVAEQEELAALAPALRPRELARLWTRKEAYLKGLGTGLGRDPSLDYVGSGAPGGPYPPSGWTLLEVPVDRGYAAAVAVRGELPLAVPTVTRLSGLEVAGLTCAAPLSETSSSLLTRGPTPLGRAPTSRRPGASAPAPRSPGASPLPTGGTPT; encoded by the coding sequence GTGGAAGGAACACTGCCGTGGGTCGCCCGTGAGCTGCCAACCCCCGGCTCGCTCGACCTCTGGCTGCTGAGGGTCTCGGATGTCCCCGCCGGCATCCTGGACGAGGCGGTGCTCGACGCGACCGAGCGCCAACGCGCCGCCGCACTGATGCACGCGGCCGACCGAACCCGGTTCACGGCCGCGCACGTCGCCCTACGGCGGCTCCTGGGCTCGTATCTGCGGGTACGTCCGGAGGAGATCGCCTTCGGCCGGGACATCTGCCCCTGCTGCGGTGGCCCGCACGGCCGCCCGACCGTGCTCGGCGCGGCGCGCGACCTGTTCTTCTCGCTCTCCCACCGCGGCGATCTGGCCCTGGTCGGTACGGCCATGGTGCCGATCGGCGTCGACGTGGACCTGGTGTCGGACGCGACGGCGACGACCGAGCTGAGCTCGATGCTGCACGTGGCCGAACAGGAGGAACTGGCCGCCCTGGCCCCGGCGTTGCGACCCCGCGAGCTGGCCCGGCTGTGGACCCGCAAGGAGGCCTACCTCAAGGGCCTCGGCACCGGCCTCGGGCGCGACCCGTCGCTCGACTACGTCGGCTCCGGAGCACCGGGCGGACCGTATCCGCCGTCCGGCTGGACCTTGCTGGAGGTGCCGGTCGACCGGGGCTACGCGGCGGCGGTGGCGGTACGCGGCGAACTGCCCCTCGCCGTCCCGACCGTCACCCGGCTCTCCGGGCTGGAGGTCGCCGGACTCACCTGCGCCGCACCGCTGTCGGAGACGTCGTCCTCCCTGCTGACGAGAGGACCGACGCCCCTGGGACGCGCGCCGACTTCCCGGAGGCCGGGAGCATCGGCACCGGCTCCCCGGTCGCCGGGAGCATCCCCGCTGCCGACGGGAGGCACCCCGACCTGA
- the ilvC gene encoding ketol-acid reductoisomerase, translating to MAELFYDADADLSIIQGRKVAVIGYGSQGHAHALSLRDSGVDVRVGLHEGSKSKAKAEEQGLRVVSPAEAAAEANVIMILVPDPIQAQVYEEHIAPNLTDGDALFFGHGLNIRFDFIKPPAGIDVCMVAPKGPGHLVRRQYEEGRGVPCIAAVEQDATGNAFALALSYAKGIGGTRAGVIKTTFTEETETDLFGEQAVLCGGTAALVKAGFETLTEAGYQPEIAYFECLHELKLIVDLMYEGGLEKMRWSVSETAEWGDYVTGPRIITDATKAEMKKVLAEIQDGTFAREWMAEYHGGLKKYNEYKTADENHLLETTGKELRKLMSWVNDDEA from the coding sequence ATGGCCGAGCTGTTCTACGACGCCGACGCCGACCTGTCCATCATCCAGGGCCGCAAGGTCGCGGTCATCGGATACGGCAGCCAGGGCCACGCCCACGCGCTGTCGCTCCGTGACTCGGGTGTCGACGTGCGTGTCGGTCTGCACGAGGGCTCCAAGTCCAAGGCGAAGGCCGAGGAGCAGGGCCTGCGCGTGGTGAGCCCTGCCGAAGCCGCGGCCGAGGCGAACGTCATCATGATCCTGGTCCCGGACCCCATCCAGGCCCAGGTCTACGAGGAGCACATCGCGCCCAACCTGACCGACGGCGACGCGCTGTTCTTCGGCCACGGCCTGAACATCCGCTTCGACTTCATCAAGCCCCCGGCCGGCATCGACGTCTGCATGGTCGCCCCCAAGGGCCCGGGCCACCTCGTCCGCCGCCAGTACGAGGAGGGCCGCGGCGTTCCCTGCATCGCGGCCGTCGAGCAGGACGCGACCGGCAACGCCTTCGCGCTCGCGCTGTCGTACGCGAAGGGCATCGGCGGCACCCGCGCCGGCGTCATCAAGACGACGTTCACCGAGGAGACCGAGACCGATCTGTTCGGTGAGCAGGCTGTCCTGTGCGGCGGCACCGCGGCGCTGGTCAAGGCCGGTTTCGAGACGCTGACCGAGGCCGGCTACCAGCCCGAGATCGCGTACTTCGAGTGCCTCCACGAGCTGAAGCTCATCGTCGACCTGATGTACGAGGGCGGCCTGGAGAAGATGCGCTGGTCCGTCTCGGAGACCGCCGAGTGGGGCGACTACGTCACCGGCCCGCGCATCATCACGGACGCCACCAAGGCCGAGATGAAGAAGGTCCTCGCCGAGATCCAGGACGGCACCTTCGCCCGCGAGTGGATGGCCGAGTACCACGGCGGCCTGAAGAAGTACAACGAGTACAAGACCGCGGACGAGAACCACCTCCTGGAGACCACCGGCAAGGAGCTCCGCAAGCTCATGAGCTGGGTGAACGACGACGAGGCGTAA
- a CDS encoding ATP-grasp domain-containing protein: MTHQLLLLIESNTTGTGRLFARRAAELDATPVLLTADPTRYPYAAEDAVRTVTVNTSDEAQLWKAVTQLATEAPLAGVLTSSEYYVPAAAALASRLGLPGPAAAAVGACRDKSEQRRTLAAAGVGVPGFAVVETVGAAVSAAAATRLPVVVKPVQGSGSLGVRLCADLDEVAEHARTLLATTANERGVATPGRILVEEYLTGAEFSVEVFGTAAVVTVAKHVGPLPAFVEVGHDVPAALPGDLERALRHTAVRAVEALGLGWGAAHVELRLDGSGGSAGSGVSVPKVIEVNPRLAGGMIPELVRRACGIDLVRAQVLAALGRPPELERGMYGRASIRFLTAEQDGILAPDLTEVTDRAAAVPGVVEASLYRGPGEPVGPAADFRDRLGHVIAVADRPGQAARAADLGVAALAEAVSYADLTPQRDLVPEEALT, from the coding sequence ATGACACATCAGCTGCTCCTTCTCATCGAGAGCAACACCACAGGCACAGGACGGCTGTTCGCCAGACGAGCAGCCGAACTCGACGCGACCCCGGTCCTCTTGACCGCGGACCCGACCCGGTATCCGTACGCGGCCGAGGACGCCGTACGAACGGTCACGGTCAACACCTCTGATGAAGCGCAGCTTTGGAAGGCAGTCACCCAGCTCGCCACCGAGGCCCCCCTCGCAGGAGTCCTGACCAGCTCCGAGTACTACGTACCCGCCGCGGCCGCCCTGGCAAGCCGCCTCGGCCTCCCGGGCCCCGCCGCAGCCGCCGTAGGGGCCTGCCGCGACAAGTCCGAACAGCGCCGCACCCTCGCAGCGGCGGGGGTCGGCGTACCCGGCTTCGCGGTGGTGGAGACCGTCGGCGCCGCGGTGTCGGCCGCGGCCGCGACCCGGCTGCCGGTGGTGGTGAAGCCGGTGCAGGGCTCGGGAAGTCTGGGCGTACGGCTGTGCGCGGACCTCGACGAGGTCGCCGAGCACGCGCGGACGCTGCTGGCGACGACGGCGAACGAGCGCGGGGTCGCCACCCCGGGCCGGATCCTGGTCGAGGAGTACCTGACGGGCGCGGAGTTCTCCGTGGAGGTTTTCGGCACCGCGGCGGTGGTGACGGTCGCCAAGCACGTCGGCCCGCTCCCCGCGTTCGTCGAGGTCGGCCACGACGTGCCGGCCGCGCTCCCCGGCGACCTGGAGCGCGCGCTGCGGCACACGGCCGTACGCGCGGTGGAGGCCCTCGGCCTCGGCTGGGGCGCGGCCCACGTGGAGCTCAGGCTCGACGGGTCCGGAGGGTCCGCCGGGTCCGGCGTCTCCGTCCCGAAGGTCATCGAGGTCAACCCGCGCCTCGCCGGCGGCATGATCCCCGAACTGGTGCGCAGGGCCTGCGGAATCGACCTGGTCCGCGCACAGGTGCTGGCCGCGCTGGGCCGACCGCCCGAGCTGGAGCGCGGCATGTACGGCCGGGCCTCCATCCGCTTCCTGACCGCGGAGCAGGACGGCATCCTCGCCCCGGACCTCACCGAGGTCACCGACCGCGCGGCTGCCGTGCCGGGCGTCGTGGAGGCGTCCCTGTACCGCGGCCCCGGCGAACCCGTCGGCCCCGCCGCCGACTTCCGCGACCGCCTCGGCCATGTCATCGCCGTGGCCGACCGCCCCGGCCAGGCAGCCAGGGCGGCGGACCTCGGCGTGGCCGCCCTCGCCGAGGCGGTGTCGTACGCGGACCTGACCCCGCAGCGGGACCTGGTTCCCGAGGAGGCCCTGACATGA
- a CDS encoding MFS transporter gives MTTQTTEQATEQAAEQAAGQTTEEQPEEPAVTTQTTSPPSRGLLRHRDFRLLWLGETTNRVGINITTVAMPLVAVVTLNASTFSVSVLAAVPWLPWLLIGLPAGAWVDRVRRRPVMMACNLASLALLASVPVAAWLGVLTMAQLLVVALLNGLAAVFFGISYKVFVPSIVAREDLQEANAKLQGSESVAQIAGLGGGGLLAQAFGAVSGLLVNAGTFLFSALCLLGIRGTEPQPERPAERTPLRQDIREGLQYTVRDPYLRVLTAYGTVTNLLLTAYQAILPVFLIRELDLPESATGWLLASSSVGGILGAVVAKRLTARWGTARGMLVATLTTAPFALLIPMGGKGPLLVALAVGSALLALGVVLANVIQGAFRQRYCPPHLLGRITSCISVANFGAIPFGSLLGGALGTALGLRPTLWLLTAGLAVTPLLLLIGPLRGRRDLPAVPAGAPGGS, from the coding sequence GTGACGACACAGACCACGGAACAGGCCACTGAACAAGCCGCTGAACAGGCCGCCGGACAGACCACCGAGGAACAGCCCGAGGAGCCCGCCGTCACGACGCAAACCACTTCGCCCCCGTCCCGCGGGCTGCTGCGCCACCGCGACTTCCGTCTCCTCTGGCTCGGTGAGACGACCAACCGGGTCGGCATCAACATCACCACGGTCGCCATGCCCCTGGTCGCCGTGGTGACCCTGAACGCGAGCACCTTCAGCGTGAGCGTGCTCGCGGCCGTGCCCTGGCTGCCCTGGCTGCTGATCGGGCTGCCGGCCGGCGCCTGGGTGGACCGGGTGCGGCGCCGTCCGGTGATGATGGCGTGCAACCTCGCCTCGCTGGCACTGCTCGCGAGCGTGCCGGTGGCCGCCTGGCTCGGCGTGCTCACCATGGCCCAACTCCTGGTGGTGGCCCTGCTCAACGGCCTCGCCGCGGTGTTCTTCGGCATCTCCTACAAGGTGTTCGTGCCCTCGATCGTCGCGCGGGAGGACCTCCAGGAGGCCAACGCCAAGCTGCAGGGCAGCGAGTCGGTGGCGCAGATCGCGGGTCTGGGCGGCGGAGGTCTGCTCGCCCAGGCGTTCGGCGCGGTCTCCGGGCTGCTGGTCAACGCCGGCACGTTCCTCTTCTCGGCGCTGTGTCTGCTCGGCATCCGCGGCACCGAACCACAGCCGGAGCGGCCCGCGGAACGCACCCCGCTGCGCCAGGACATCCGCGAGGGCCTCCAGTACACGGTCCGGGATCCGTACCTGCGCGTGCTGACCGCCTACGGCACCGTCACCAACCTGCTTCTGACGGCGTATCAGGCGATTCTGCCGGTGTTCCTGATCCGGGAGCTGGACCTGCCGGAGAGCGCGACCGGCTGGCTGCTGGCGTCCAGCAGCGTCGGCGGGATCCTCGGCGCCGTCGTCGCCAAACGGCTGACGGCCCGCTGGGGCACCGCGCGCGGGATGCTGGTGGCCACCCTCACCACCGCGCCCTTCGCGCTGCTGATCCCGATGGGCGGCAAGGGCCCGCTGCTGGTGGCGCTGGCGGTCGGCAGCGCTCTGCTGGCGCTCGGTGTGGTCCTCGCCAACGTGATCCAGGGCGCGTTCCGCCAGCGGTACTGCCCGCCGCACCTCCTCGGCCGGATCACCTCGTGCATCTCGGTCGCCAACTTCGGTGCCATTCCGTTCGGTTCACTGCTCGGCGGCGCGCTCGGCACGGCGCTCGGGCTGCGGCCGACGCTCTGGCTGCTGACCGCCGGCCTGGCGGTCACCCCCCTGTTGCTGCTGATCGGACCGCTGCGCGGCAGGCGCGACCTGCCCGCCGTGCCGGCCGGCGCGCCCGGCGGGTCATGA